A single window of Vigna unguiculata cultivar IT97K-499-35 chromosome 1, ASM411807v1, whole genome shotgun sequence DNA harbors:
- the LOC114165113 gene encoding MLP-like protein 34: MAYSQLQKEETEVHIKASADKFYDVFCNKTYVIANIFPELVQSVDIQQGQWGTDKSVITWTYFHEGKTRVAKEIVEDIDKEKYKMSFKVIEGDVMEHYKSFKFIMQATPKEKGGSVVNWAVEYEKQNDSIHDPRTMLQLTVDETKKIDEYFTNNHN, encoded by the exons ATGGCATACTCTCAACTTCAAAAGGAGGAAACTGAGGTTCATATCAAGGCTTCTGCTGACAAGTTCTATGATGTTTTCTGCAACAAAACATACGTTATTGCCAACATTTTTCCTGAATTGGTGCAATCTGTTGATATTCAACAAGGTCAATGGGGCACTGACAAATCCGTCATCACCTGGACTTATTTTCACG AGGGAAAAACCAGAGTGGCGAAAGAGATTGTCGAAGACATTGACAAGGAAAAGTATAAGATGAGCTTTAAGGTTATAGAGGGAGATGTGATGGAACATTACAAGAGCTTCAAGTTCATAATGCAAGCTACTCCAAAGGAAAAGGGAGGAAGTGTTGTGAATTGGGCTGTGGAATATGAGAAACAAAATGACAGCATTCATGACCCTCGTACCATGTTGCAACTTACAGTTGACGAGACCAAAAAGATTGATGAATACTTTACCAACAACCACAACTAA